CGGTGCGATGATCCTGCTGGAGCATCTCTACGGTATCGACAGTTCCCACCTGGCCGCCGCAAAAAGAGAACGGATCGACAAGCAATATTATGTGGACTTCGCCATTACGGCGGAGGATGTCCGGGACTCGATAGAAGAGGCAGAGGCGTTCTGTGCAGATCTGCTCGATTTCATGGAGCGATTGCACCAGGGAGATATCTCACGCCTGAGGGACGAGGCCGTGCGGCTCCTGGAAGGGCCGGACGAATA
This is a stretch of genomic DNA from Methanofollis fontis. It encodes these proteins:
- a CDS encoding HEPN domain-containing protein, which gives rise to MSKLFRKGKIQIVEPSVQVQEAYRRKSESYLISAKILLENGRLEETVSMAYYSMYYMVLALLFKTGIKCENHSGAMILLEHLYGIDSSHLAAAKRERIDKQYYVDFAITAEDVRDSIEEAEAFCADLLDFMERLHQGDISRLRDEAVRLLEGPDE